One Myxococcales bacterium genomic region harbors:
- a CDS encoding DUF485 domain-containing protein — translation MEPELEKVAASRWRVALALTAVMMTTYFGFILLVAYGKARLAALVVPGLSLGMALGVGVIAVAWGLTAIYVVWANRYYDAALERAKHGPLDAAPREGDSARGDARANAPVAAVRP, via the coding sequence ATGGAACCCGAGCTCGAAAAGGTGGCCGCATCGAGGTGGCGCGTGGCGCTCGCGCTGACGGCCGTGATGATGACCACGTACTTCGGATTCATCTTGCTCGTGGCGTACGGGAAGGCCCGGCTCGCCGCGCTGGTCGTGCCCGGGCTCTCGCTCGGCATGGCCCTCGGCGTGGGCGTCATCGCCGTCGCGTGGGGCCTCACGGCGATCTACGTCGTGTGGGCCAACCGGTACTACGACGCGGCCCTCGAGCGCGCAAAACACGGCCCCCTCGATGCGGCGCCGCGCGAAGGTGACTCGGCTCGGGGAGACGCGCGCGCGAACGCCCCGGTGGCCGCGGTGCGCCCATGA
- the acs gene encoding acetate--CoA ligase produces the protein MTATSTHPLPEPTPRVASMAEYERLYRQSIDEPETFWRNEAKSLSWFHEPTSVLDVDLEEIDFSWFGGGRLNVTTNCVDRHAHATPEKAALVWVKNEPGEKEVVTYRQLKHRVGRMANALLASGVKKGDRVVLYMPMMPDLVVTMLACARIGAVHSVVFGGFSAEALRDRILDAGAKVVVTADEIVRGNKRTALKATVDQAVEGLAQVERVFVARRTGAKVKMAPVRDVFLDEELGKHRSTCPAEWMASEDPLFVLYTSGSTGKPKGVLHTTAGYLLYAALTYRTVFDARDSDVHMCTADLGWITGHSYVVYGPLANGATTVLFEPVPTYPTPGRLWEVIDDVGATSLYTSPTALRALMREGDDWVKGSSRKSLRTLAVAGEPINPEVWRWFHDVVGEGRCSVLDTFWQTETGGILITPLPGCTPCKPGSATLPFFGIDPVLVDDEGRLLPERGVEVSGNLCVARPWPGQARTLHGDHRRFRETYFSRFPSLYFTGDGCRRDADGYHFVTGRVDDVLNVSGHRLGTAELESALVAHDAVAEAAVVGFPHEIKGEGIYAYVILKTGAESDYADADQLTGALKEQIRHTIGPVASPDVIRVVPALPKTRSGKIMRRVLRKIAAGQVDELGDLSTLADPGAIDALLAVGTPTFP, from the coding sequence ATGACGGCAACGAGCACCCACCCCCTCCCCGAGCCCACCCCTCGCGTCGCGTCGATGGCCGAGTACGAGCGCCTCTATCGGCAGTCGATCGACGAGCCCGAGACCTTCTGGAGGAACGAGGCCAAGAGCCTCTCGTGGTTCCACGAGCCCACGAGCGTGCTCGACGTCGACCTCGAGGAGATCGACTTCTCGTGGTTCGGCGGAGGCCGCCTCAACGTCACCACCAACTGCGTGGATCGGCACGCGCACGCCACCCCCGAGAAGGCCGCCCTCGTCTGGGTGAAGAACGAGCCGGGAGAGAAGGAGGTCGTCACCTACCGCCAGCTCAAACACCGGGTCGGGCGTATGGCGAACGCGCTGCTCGCGAGCGGCGTGAAGAAGGGCGATCGCGTGGTGCTCTACATGCCGATGATGCCCGACCTCGTCGTCACGATGCTCGCGTGCGCGCGCATCGGCGCCGTGCACTCGGTGGTGTTCGGCGGGTTCTCGGCCGAGGCGCTGCGCGACCGCATCTTGGACGCGGGGGCGAAGGTCGTCGTCACGGCCGACGAGATCGTCCGCGGGAACAAACGTACGGCCCTGAAGGCCACGGTGGACCAGGCTGTCGAAGGGCTCGCGCAGGTGGAGCGCGTCTTCGTGGCACGTCGCACCGGCGCGAAGGTGAAGATGGCCCCGGTTCGAGACGTGTTCCTCGACGAAGAGCTCGGGAAGCACCGCTCGACGTGCCCGGCGGAGTGGATGGCCAGCGAAGACCCGCTCTTCGTCCTCTACACCTCGGGCTCGACCGGCAAACCGAAGGGCGTGCTCCACACGACGGCAGGCTACCTGCTCTACGCAGCCCTCACGTACCGTACGGTGTTCGACGCCCGCGACTCCGACGTGCACATGTGCACGGCCGACCTGGGCTGGATCACGGGCCACTCGTACGTGGTGTACGGGCCGCTGGCGAACGGCGCGACCACCGTCCTCTTCGAGCCGGTCCCCACCTACCCGACACCAGGGCGCTTGTGGGAGGTGATCGACGACGTGGGCGCGACGTCGCTCTACACGTCGCCGACGGCCCTCCGCGCCCTCATGCGCGAAGGCGACGACTGGGTGAAGGGCTCGTCGCGCAAGAGCCTGCGCACGCTCGCCGTGGCCGGTGAGCCCATCAACCCCGAGGTGTGGCGGTGGTTCCACGACGTGGTGGGCGAGGGGCGGTGCTCCGTCCTCGACACGTTCTGGCAGACGGAGACGGGCGGGATCCTCATCACGCCGCTCCCGGGATGCACACCCTGCAAGCCCGGCTCGGCGACCCTTCCCTTCTTCGGGATCGACCCCGTGCTCGTCGACGACGAAGGGCGCCTGCTCCCCGAGCGCGGCGTCGAGGTCTCGGGCAACCTCTGCGTCGCGCGGCCATGGCCGGGCCAGGCTCGCACGCTCCACGGAGACCACCGCCGCTTCCGCGAGACGTACTTCTCGAGGTTCCCGTCCCTCTACTTCACGGGCGATGGATGCCGACGGGACGCGGACGGATACCACTTCGTCACCGGACGCGTGGACGACGTGCTCAACGTGTCGGGGCACCGGCTCGGCACCGCGGAGCTCGAGAGCGCGCTGGTCGCTCACGACGCGGTGGCCGAGGCGGCGGTCGTCGGATTCCCTCATGAAATCAAGGGCGAAGGAATCTACGCGTACGTCATCCTCAAGACGGGCGCCGAGAGCGACTACGCCGACGCCGATCAGCTCACGGGAGCCCTGAAGGAGCAGATCCGGCACACGATCGGTCCGGTCGCGTCGCCCGACGTCATCCGGGTCGTGCCAGCGCTCCCGAAGACCCGGTCCGGAAAGATCATGCGACGCGTGCTCCGGAAGATCGCGGCCGGCCAGGTCGACGAGCTCGGAGATCTCTCCACGCTGGCCGACCCCGGCGCCATCGACGCGTTGCTCGCGGTCGGCACCCCGACCTTCCCCTGA